From the Penaeus vannamei isolate JL-2024 chromosome 20, ASM4276789v1, whole genome shotgun sequence genome, the window aaagaacgttTTACATTCTTAGGATTGGTGTTTCTTGGGGTTTGGagtaagaaataaaggaatatcttagaaaaaaaatcttcaaaaaagAAATTTCAAAATTGGTAACGGCTGGTAACGGTATCGCGAGAACGGttaaagagagagtgacaagTAACGATCATTACCCGGGCTGTTCGATCGTTaactgcttgtttgtgtgtgtctgactcgTTAGATGACTCTCCGACTCGGGCAAAGATGGCGGCTtgcgagaggtagagaggaaggtaaCAATGAATTACAAAATCACTCCCACCTTTAACCGGCCGCGTCTCCTTGTGATACTACGCTGGACACaacagataagaagaaaaaaaacactacaagAATTCCTCGATTCAGAGAgatttaaaacaacaataatgaataactcatttgtaataagaaaaaaaaaaacacgaagttGGAAGTACTGAGGGACAGGTCGGTCGAGATGTCCAAGATGGCGTCACTTTCTCCGGGAATGTCACACCTGGCCGgacacgggggtgggggtgggggtggagggatggggttgggggtttcTATTGCATCATCCTCTGCAGCAGCTGGGCCGTGGgctgtggggggagagaaggggagaaacgtTAGTCGTCTGTCTTCATGaggtgcgattgtgtgtgtgtgtgtgtgtgtgtgtgtgtgtgtgtgtgtgtgtgtgtgtgtgtgtgtgtgtgtgtgtgtgtgtgtgtgtgtgtgtgtgatatatatatatatatatatatatatatatatatatatacatatatatatatatatatatatatatatatatatatatatgtatgtatgtatgtatgtatgtatatatacacatatatatatatatatatatatatatatatatgtatatatatgtgtgtgtgtgtgtgtgtgtgtgtgtgtgtgtgtgtgtgtatgtgtgtgtgtgtgtgtgtgtgtgtgtgtgtgtgtgtgtgtgtgtgtgtgtgtgtgtgtgtgtgtgtgcatatatgtgtgtgtgcatatatgtgtgtgtgtatatatgtgtatgtgtgtgtgtgtgtgtgtgtgtgtgtgtgtgtgtgtgtgtgtgtgtgtgtgtgtgtgtgtgtgtgtgtgtgtgtgtgtgtgtgtgtgtgtcaactaaAATGTTCATATTGATACACGTAGGAATGCATGATTTTGCCTATTCGCTGTATTATATCTGTATGCATTTGCTTGCATGCAAATACGTATAGTTGTGaacatatggatgtatacaggaatatatgtataatgcacacactctcacacaaacaaacacacacacacacacacacacacacacacacacacacacacacacacacatacacacacacaaaaaagaaaaatttatatatatattctgggtgTATGAGTACTAATGTGGTTCCAAAACATATTCAGAACattcgtggagagagagagttaacaaGACGACGGTTAGAGACATGGAGAGGAAGGTGCTCGTGCTAAAGACCGAATACTTACTATGTCACTAAGAGGAGACACTTAGATACTTAGATCTGAAACAGAGGGATGAAGGGAATTAGCTACTTACAAGAGACTCATGCTAAGTGTCGTGGAAGATGGATTGAAAGATTGGAAGATAAACGTACAGGAAAGATAAGACACGTGATTAAGAGAATAATAGATATTTATGATGGATTGGTTGGGAAGTTTTGAATTTTAAATTTGTCACgacttattttgtcattatccaACTGCCTTTTGAATTCAGAGGAAAATTGAATTCGCAGATTGGTTTGTAGTTCATGTATTATGATAGAGAAATTGCAGGTGTagtttactgtttgtttgtttgtttgttttatcattaagCGTTACGAAGCAAGGGCGGAGGTAGGCCCGGTCACCAGGCATAACAAGCCCATTTTAGGTTATTAAATCCAGCAGCAAGGAATTAATTCAACTTAACGGGAaatcaaagcaaaataaatgataTTCATGAAGCTTAAGATTTCGACGCTGATCTCAGGTCGTTTTGAGGTTTGATAGATTGTCAGTTTGTTTTATGGATTATCGAgttatctcttcttttattttgtgtggttttgattaaataaataaataatagattcaAGAACGAAAGTGGAAATAACAGAGGTTAATGTATTATCAGAATCCTTATGGAATGAAAAACCGAAgaacggaaaaagaagaaaaactagagGGAGCTTCTCGCCGTtaatttgttattgctgttaccgCTCTGCTGCTGTGGGCGCGTGTCCGGTGACCTTACCTGCGGGGACATCCGAGCCAGAGAACTGGCGCGGCCCTTCACCTTAGCCTTGTTGGCAGCCTGCTCGGCGTTCTCGACGcgctcctcggcctcctccagcTCCTGCTGGGCCTTGCGGAACTTGGCCAGGTTGAGGGCGGCGATCTCCTCGGCCTCCTCGATCTGGCGCTTGTACGTCTTGATCTTCTGCTGCAGCTTGTCGACCAGGTCCTGCATCCTCTCGTGGTTCTTCTTGTCCTCGTCGGACTGGAAGCTGAGCTCCTTGATGCGCCTCTCGCACTTCCTCAGGTTCTTCTGGGCGTCGGCGTGGCGGCGGCTCTCGTCGTCCAGCTGGTTCTCCAGCTCCCTGACGCGGCTCTCCAGCTTGGCCACAGCCTTCTTGCCGGTCTTCAGAGCGTTGGTCTCGACCTCTTCCAGGCGGACCTGGAGCTCCTTCACGGACACTTCGAGGGCCTTGCGCATCTTCTCCTGGGTCTGGGCGTGCTCCTGCTCAGCGCGGAGCTCGTCGGCGAGGCGGGCGGCGTCGACCATGGCCTTCTTGGCCTTCTCCTCCGAGTTCTTGGCCTCGTTCAACATCTCGTCAAGATCAGCCTGTTGCGAAGAGAAAGCGCATATGGAACGGCAGTCTGAAACATGAGGTACTGTATTCACGCGGTGCCATGCGTCCCGAACCCGCGAAATACGCACTCCCAATACTTACATGCAGGGTCTGCATTTCTCCCTCGAGCTTCCTCTTGGCGACGGTGAGGGAGCCGTTCTGCGCAGTGATGTCGTTGATGTGGTCGTGGGCCTCGGCGAGCTCGGCCTCAGCCTGGCGACGGCCGCGGTCGGACTGTTCCAGGAGCGTGCGGGACTCCTCCAACTCGCCGTGCAGGGCGTTGGCTCGACGCTCTGCGATGCCATACTGTTCCCTGTACTCTGACGCGAGGCGCTGCTCCTCCTCGACGCGGGCCTGGAGTTCCTTCATCTCGCCCTGGATCTTCTTGATGTGTTTCTGGAGGTCGGCGTTGGCCTTGTTGGAGTGGTCGAGGGCGATCTCCAGCTCGTTGATGTCAGACTCGAGCTTCTTCTTCATGCGGAGAGCTTCAGCTTTGCCCTTTGCTTCAGCCTCCAGGGAAGCTTGCATGGAGTCAATGGCGCGCTGGTGGCATTTACTGTAAAAGACACGAACTCATGTTAATGCCATAATAGTGCGTTTAACGTATAATTGATATTAGAGACATCTATGTATCGGTACTGATAAGAAATACACTGAACTCACCGGGTGTTCTcaaactcctcctctttctcctggaTGCGCCTGTCGATCTCCTGTCTGACCTGGCTGAGCTCAAGCTGTGCACGGAGCACCTTGTTCTCCTCCTGCTCGAGGGCGGCCTCGGCTTCCTCGAGGGCGGCCTGCAGTTCCTCCTTCTCGATCTCGAGGCGCTTGGCGTTCTTCTGGATCTCGTGGAGGGATCGTCCGCCCTCGCCGATCTGGTCCATCAGGTCCTTGATCTCGTCGGCGAGGTTCTTGTTCTCGCGGCGCACGGAGTCGAGCTGCTCCAGGTTCTCCTCGTAGGCGGCCTTGATGCGGAAGTGCTCGGTGGAGTAGTTGCGGCATTCCTTCTGCGAGGCATCTACCTCAGCGGCCAAGTCATCAACCTTCAGTTTCCATTCGGAAATGATCTTGTCGaagttcttctgcttcttttcggCGGCGTTGGCCAGCGCCGTGGCTCGCTCGACCTCGATCTGCATGTCCTCGAGCTCGGTGGCGATGCGCTGCTTCGTCTTCTCGAGGTTCATGTTCTTGATGTTCAGCTGTTCGATCTGCTGCTCGGCCTCCTCGAGGCGGGCGGCCAGCTTCAGGCGCGCTGCCTCGAGCTCCTCGGCGCGCGCGACGCCCTCGGACTCGTACTTGGCGCGCCACATCTGGGCCTCGGCGTTGGCCTTGGAGAGCTGGCGCTGCAGGTCGGCCTTCGCCTCGCCCTCTTCGTCCAGCTGCTCGCGGAGGCCGTCGATGTCGTGCTCCAAGTTGCGGAACTTACCGAGAAGAGTTGCACGTTCCTGAAAGAAGACCCGCACTCATAAATCTACAAATCATATACCGCGAAACCATAAACACCCAAATAATTTACAACccgacgaaaaggagagaaagaaaagcaccAAAAGCCCATACCCTGCACTCATCGTCGGCGAGTTTCCTGGTGTCCTCGAGCTGGTTGGTGAGAGACAACTTCAGCTTCGACAGCTGACCGATCTGGCTCTCCGCTTCCTCCACCTGGCGCAGAAGGTCGGTGTTCTCCACGGCGAGCTTCTTCTTGGTGGCATCGAAGTCGTTGAGGGTCCGGTTGGCTTCGTCGAGCTTGGACTGGATCTCGTTAATCTGGTGCTGAAGCTGCTTGTTCATCTTCTCAGCAGCGGCCTGGACAGAAGCACGGGGTCAGCGGTCGTCGCATCGAATCTCGTCAGTATCGCCATTTTATATTTCACAATATTtcctttagttttctttttcttttttttaatgacctATTACTTTCATTTCTATGGATGTACATATCTCAGCAAGAACAGAAGCAAATCAGTAAGCCTACTCATCGTTTCTGTAAAGGAACTCGTAAGATTTACAAGTACtgggagaaatgaaaggaaaatgagaacaagaaaaaatggagGTTATTAAGAAAGTTAACGAAAAGATGgtaaaaaatgaaacaagaaaacacGCTTTGAAGACGGGTTGATGGGTGgcagtggagaaggggggggtgaggtaagAAAACAGGTAGCGAACCGGTCTAATGAGGTAATTTGTTCTACCTGTTCTTCACCTGCGAGCTAATTTAAGCTCGCGAGGAAAATGTTCCaccgggaagggagaggggactaAAAGAGTAAGAGCTTCTTGAGGAAACTATTTTAACTATCTTAACTtttggacaaagaaaaaaaaatcaaatttctgTTCGTACTCTATTTTAGTAAGTGACCAAAAGTTAAGTTAAGATGTGTATTAgttgttctttattttctaatcGGAATGATTGGTATCACACTAAAAGGATTGCATGCACTTAAGGTTATTAAGGACAAACTCTTCACGAGAATAGTTTCGAAGcattaaaatgacaaaaaaataagacagaaatcGGCTTCGCTGCTGCTTTCTAAAATGCACGACGACTTTGCAATCAAAAAATGATTAGAGACAACGAATATAAAGACAAGTTTGAAAGTTACAACTCTCGACTCTTACCGTTAGCTTCCTAAACACATTACTCTTTTGACAGACATCACTTCTTTTGCAAAacagtatttcatttatttagcaCTGCTGCTAATTtcactaaaagagaaagagagagacgaaaaaatatGATTGCGTGAATAAATGCCTGTCTGTTTTACCTTATCGGTAGCCATTTGATCTGTTGCAAACTTCAAATCGTCGACTTGACCATTCAattttgctttttccttctcAAGCCTGTTAGAATAGTGTGTGTTAGCTGTtaccaaacataaaacaaaaaaaaaattaaaataataatggtgatgaagaaacCGAAAAGAGCATTTGTCAGTAGTGTTGTTTATACGCTTTTGTTTTTTACCGTCGGTGTCTCTTCACTTATTTTGTGGGCATTGTATCTCGTTTTACTCTATTTTTACACTATTCAAAATGTCCTCCAAATGTCAGAGTTGAAATCCACAAGCAAATCGAAATCCACAAAACAAGTGAAGTGCCCGACCATCGTTTGCGCAAGTCAGCCATTAGATGCGAGAGAAAGGGcaaatttattattttcttaaaaagAGAGACGTTGTTGAGTGGGCTGACAACGCCGTCCCGGTTTGGTTTTGCTCTTTACCTTCTCGTTACTGAGCGCATCGGCTGCAGACCGAGCATCATTGAGTTCCGAAGATAGGGTTGTCTTTTCCCGTTCCGCTCTGTAGCAAGGCcatagacaagagagaaaaatggcgTGAGTTTTTTCCCTTGAAGACGGCACCTAAGCATGCTACCTTGGTGCTTATAGTGTAGATGAACGAGGTGAagagataataagagataaaaaggggagtTGAGAGAGTACCTAAAGTAAAGGAAATGTCTAAAAGAAAGGCGGGAAAACAAAAGAAGCGAAAAGCGATATAGGGAAATCTTTCTTATAAGAGGATAGGAAAGAAAGCGTCTTTCGGCTTCTGGAATGTAGATCTTCTGGAAATTTGGCGGGAAACTAAATAAATGACATAgatcaaaataaaaaagggatCAAAATAAGGAAGGGTTAAGCAAAGCTCCCATACACAAAAAATGAAGGATCGCAGGATGGGAAAATCGAAGAAGGATgccactttctatttttttcgcattttttttccttctcgttttctttacctTATCTCGAACAAGACCGTCTGTGGCAGATCTGGCATCATCAGCTTCCCGTTTCAGagcctccttatccttctccatcctaGGTTAGAAGCAGATTTGGGGAGGAGGCCACCGAACaaaatgattagaaaaaaataaaagaaattgtaattatatacataatgtgcTGCGCTGCGGTCTGTTATCAGTTAgctaattcattttcatttgttctATGCAGTTAGCCGTGTTAGGATATCACAGAGGTCTGCCAGGAAATAAACAATTTTAGGTCTCCTGAATAGATGGGTATAATGGATTATTAAATGTATAAAATTAACGTGTATAAATTTTTACTCTATATCCAGCATtattgcatacataaacacacacacacacgcacaaactcacacatacatacaaatgtataaatatatatatacatatacatataaacaaatatatatacatatacatataaacaaatatatatacatatacatataaacaaatatatatacatatatcatatatatacatatatcatatatatatatatatgtgtgtgtgtgtgtgtgtgtgtgtgtgtgtgtgtgtgtgtgtgtgtgtgtgtgtgtgtgtgtgtgtgtattatatatatatatatatatatatatatatatatatatatatatatactaatatatatatatatatatatatatatatacttatatataaatatataatacatacgcacatatacatatgcatatatataaatgtatatacatatatatgtatatacatatatatatacctatatatatatatgtatgtatgtgtgtatgtatatgtatgtgtatatgtatatgtatatatatatatatatatatatatatatatatatatatatatatatatatatacacacacacacacacacacatatctacacgtatgtgtatatgtgtatgtaaatatacatatacatttatacatatacatacgtgtatatatatatatatatatatatatatatatatatatatatacatgcacatgtacatgtatgtatatatttgtatatgtgtacatataatacatatgcgtacatatatatttgtatatatgtgtatatataaacacacacacacacacacatgtatatacatacatatatatatacatatatatatatatatatatatatatatattatatatacatataaacatttgtatatatatgcacacacacacacacacacacacacacacacacacacacacacacacacacacacacacacacacacacacacacacacacacacacacacacacgcgcacacatatacatatacatatacatatacacacacacacatatatatatatatatatatacatatatacatatatatatatatatatatatatatacatatattatatatatatataaaaatatatacatacacacacacacacacacacacacacacatatatatatatatatatatatatatatatatatatatatatatatatatatatatatatatatatatacatatatatatatatacatatatatgaatatatatacacatatatgtatatatatgtatatatatatgtatctatgtatatatatttcatacacacgcacgcacacagatgcatgcaATCTTCAACGTTGCAACCGTGAGATTCGCCCAAGGAATCCCCTCGCCGCGCGCCCTCGCCGCGGCATCCCGCGCGCGGCGGGCGCCCTTACCTGGCCTTCATTTTGTTGAGGTGGTCGATCTGCTCGGACATCTCGGCGACGGCGTCATTGTGCTTCTTGCGGAGGCTGGCGAGGGCGGCCTCGTGCTGGATGTTGGACTCCTCGAGGTCGCGGCGGATCTTGGCCAGCTCGGCCTCGCGCTTCTTGTTGAGCTCGATCTGCGCCGCGGTGGCGCCACCGGCCTCGTCCAGGCGCTCGCCCAGCTCCTCCAGCTCGCGGCCCAGGTGAGTCTTGGACTTCTCGGACTTGGCGCGGGCCTGGCGCTCGTGCTCCAGCTCCTCCTCGAGCTCCTCAATGCGAGCCTGCAGCTCCTTGATTTGTTTCTGGAGCTTCGAGACGAGTCCCTGCTCGTCCTCCAGCTTGCATGCAAGGGAGGAGACTTCCTTGTCCTTGCGCTGGATGGTCTGTTCGAGCTCCTTCTTGTTGCGCTCCAAGTCGGCAACGGCTTCCTGGGTCAACTTGAGGTCGCCCTCAACCTTCCTCTTGGCCTTGTCAACCTCGCCTCGcagcttcttctccctctcgagAGAATCCTCAAGCTCATCGAGGGTCTGTTCAAGCTTGGCCTTAACCTTGTTGAGGTGGTTGCACTTGTCCTCGATGCCCTGCAGGTCCTCGGCCGTCTTCTGGTTGCACTCCTGCAGGTGCTTCTTCTCCTTGTTGATCTTGTTGATGAGTTCGTCCTGGTGCGCGATCTCATCGTTGAGGTTCCGGATCTGGTGGTCCTTGGTGGCCTTGTCCTGCTCAGCCTTCTGCACCGTCAGCTCCAAGTCCTCGATGTCCTTCTTCAAGCCGGAGATCTCTTGCTCGATCTTCTTCTTACCCTGGAACAGCTGGTTgcgggcctcctcctcctgctgtagGCGCTCTGTGGTTTcctgggggtggggaagaggcgaAGGGTCACACTCCAGCACGCAACAACATGTCGGCTCATGTCACtatgagacacacagacacgcaaagacACTAAGACAAAACACCACTAAGACACTATCCAACAGGACGCTACGGGTTGGGGAAATCGTGGTAAGTCCTACCTCCACGATGGTGTGGGGAACGTATAAGGAACCCATACTGGCTACAGCTAGAGTTTACAAGGGAAGTGtacaagggggaggggtaggggctaCTCGTAACAGATCGTA encodes:
- the LOC113810227 gene encoding myosin heavy chain, muscle-like isoform X40; translated protein: MPGHIVKSTGPDPDPTEYLYVSLEQKRIDQTKPYDAKKACWVPCEKEGYVLGEIQGTKGDLVTVLVPGGDTKNFKKDLVLQVNPPKFEKCEDMSNLTYLNDASVLYNLKQRYITKLIYTYSGLFCVAINPYKRYPIYTNRCVKIYQGKRRNEVPPHIFAISDGAYMDMLQNHENQSMLITGESGAGKTENTKKVIAYFANVGASTKKPKEGEKKQNLEDQIVQTNPVLEAFGNAKTVRNDNSSRFGKFIRIHFGPSGKLSGADIETYLLEKARVISQQSLERSYHIFYQIMSDYVKHLKPLCFLSNNIHDYHYVSQGKVTVASIDDREDMEFTDTAFDVLGFSQEDKDNVYKVTATVMHFGNLKFKQRGREEQAEPDGTETGDICGKLLGSDGAELYKNLTKPKIKVGNEFVTQGRNKDQVYYSVGALAKALFDRMFKWLVRKCNVTLETGQKRVMFIGVLDIAGFEIFDFNGFEQLCINFTNEKLQQFFNHHMFVLEQEEYKREGINWTFIDFGLDLQACIELIEKPLGILSILEEESMFPKATDKSFEEKLKTNHLGKSPNFIKPKPPKPGQAEAHFAIVHYAGTVPYNLTGWLEKNKDPLNDTVVDQIKKSSNQLAVEIFADHPGQSGAADTGGKGGKRAKGSGFLTVSGMYREQLNNLMTTLRSTAPHFIRCIIPNENKAPGVIDAALVMHQLTCNGVLEGIRICRKGFPNRMVYPDFKHRYQILASKPAAAAEDEKKASQIILEIVELESEKYRLGHTKVFFRAGVLGQLEEIRDDRLAKIISWLQSWIRGYTSRKAYKKLQEQRVALIVVQRNLRKYLQLRTWAWYRLWQKVKPLLNVTRIEDEIRALEEKAAKAEENYERESKLRKELEAANLALLEEKNNLMVALESTKGNVSEYLDKQAKLQSQKADLEAQLNETTERLQQEEEARNQLFQGKKKIEQEISGLKKDIEDLELTVQKAEQDKATKDHQIRNLNDEIAHQDELINKINKEKKHLQECNQKTAEDLQGIEDKCNHLNKVKAKLEQTLDELEDSLEREKKLRGEVDKAKRKVEGDLKLTQEAVADLERNKKELEQTIQRKDKEVSSLACKLEDEQGLVSKLQKQIKELQARIEELEEELEHERQARAKSEKSKTHLGRELEELGERLDEAGGATAAQIELNKKREAELAKIRRDLEESNIQHEAALASLRKKHNDAVAEMSEQIDHLNKMKARMEKDKEALKREADDARSATDGLVRDKAAAEKMNKQLQHQINEIQSKLDEANRTLNDFDATKKKLAVENTDLLRQVEEAESQIGQLSKLKLSLTNQLEDTRKLADDECRERATLLGKFRNLEHDIDGLREQLDEEGEAKADLQRQLSKANAEAQMWRAKYESEGVARAEELEAARLKLAARLEEAEQQIEQLNIKNMNLEKTKQRIATELEDMQIEVERATALANAAEKKQKNFDKIISEWKLKVDDLAAEVDASQKECRNYSTEHFRIKAAYEENLEQLDSVRRENKNLADEIKDLMDQIGEGGRSLHEIQKNAKRLEIEKEELQAALEEAEAALEQEENKVLRAQLELSQVRQEIDRRIQEKEEEFENTRKCHQRAIDSMQASLEAEAKGKAEALRMKKKLESDINELEIALDHSNKANADLQKHIKKIQGEMKELQARVEEEQRLASEYREQYGIAERRANALHGELEESRTLLEQSDRGRRQAEAELAEAHDHINDITAQNGSLTVAKRKLEGEMQTLHADLDEMLNEAKNSEEKAKKAMVDAARLADELRAEQEHAQTQEKMRKALEVSVKELQVRLEEVETNALKTGKKAVAKLESRVRELENQLDDESRRHADAQKNLRKCERRIKELSFQSDEDKKNHERMQDLVDKLQQKIKTYKRQIEEAEEIAALNLAKFRKAQQELEEAEERVENAEQAANKAKVKGRASSLARMSPQPTAQLLQRMMQ
- the LOC113810227 gene encoding myosin heavy chain, muscle-like isoform X35, with amino-acid sequence MPGHIVKSTGPDPDPTEYLYVSLEQKRIDQTKPYDAKKACWVPCEKEGYVLGEIQGTKGDLVTVLVPGGDTKNFKKDLVLQVNPPKFEKCEDMSNLTYLNDASVLYNLKQRYITKLIYTYSGLFCVAINPYKRYPIYTNRCVKIYQGKRRNEVPPHIFAISDGAYMDMLQNHENQSMLITGESGAGKTENTKKVIAYFANVGASTKKPKEGEKKQNLEDQIVQTNPVLEAFGNAKTVRNDNSSRFGKFIRIHFGPSGKLSGADIETYLLEKARVISQQSLERSYHIFYQIMSDYVKHLKPLCFLSNDIHDYYFVSQGKVTVASIDDNEEMQFTDTAFDVLGFSQEDKDNVYKVTATVMHFGNLKFKQRGREEQAEPDGTETGDICGKLLGSDGAELYKNLTKPKIKVGNEFVTQGRNKDQVYYSVGALAKALFDRMFKWLVRKCNVTLETGQKRVMFIGVLDIAGFEIFDFNSFEQLCINFTNEKLQQFFNHHMFVLEQEEYKREGIEWTFIDFGLDLQACIDLIEKPLGILSILEEESMFPKATDKSFEEKLKTNHLGKSPNFIKPKPPKPGQAEAHFAIVHYAGTVPYNLTGWLEKNKDPLNDTVVDQIKKSSNQLAVEIFADHPGQSGAADTGGKGGKRAKGSGFLTVSGMYREQLNNLMTTLRSTAPHFIRCIIPNENKAPGVIDAALVMHQLTCNGVLEGIRICRKGFPNRMVYPDFKHRYNILAPKAAAAAEDDKKASQVLLDSISLEAEKYRMGHTKVFFRAGVLGQLEEIRDDRLAKIISWLQSWIRGYTSRKAYKKLQEQRVALIVVQRNLRKYLQLRTWAWYRLWQKVKPLLNVTRIEDEIRALEEKAAKAEENYERESKLRKELEAANLALLEEKNNLMVALESTKGNVSEYLDKQAKLQSQKADLEAQLNETTERLQQEEEARNQLFQGKKKIEQEISGLKKDIEDLELTVQKAEQDKATKDHQIRNLNDEIAHQDELINKINKEKKHLQECNQKTAEDLQGIEDKCNHLNKVKAKLEQTLDELEDSLEREKKLRGEVDKAKRKVEGDLKLTQEAVADLERNKKELEQTIQRKDKEVSSLACKLEDEQGLVSKLQKQIKELQARIEELEEELEHERQARAKSEKSKTHLGRELEELGERLDEAGGATAAQIELNKKREAELAKIRRDLEESNIQHEAALASLRKKHNDAVAEMSEQIDHLNKMKARAEREKTTLSSELNDARSAADALSNEKAAAEKMNKQLQHQINEIQSKLDEANRTLNDFDATKKKLAVENTDLLRQVEEAESQIGQLSKLKLSLTNQLEDTRKLADDECRERATLLGKFRNLEHDIDGLREQLDEEGEAKADLQRQLSKANAEAQMWRAKYESEGVARAEELEAARLKLAARLEEAEQQIEQLNIKNMNLEKTKQRIATELEDMQIEVERATALANAAEKKQKNFDKIISEWKLKVDDLAAEVDASQKECRNYSTEHFRIKAAYEENLEQLDSVRRENKNLADEIKDLMDQIGEGGRSLHEIQKNAKRLEIEKEELQAALEEAEAALEQEENKVLRAQLELSQVRQEIDRRIQEKEEEFENTRKCHQRAIDSMQASLEAEAKGKAEALRMKKKLESDINELEIALDHSNKANADLQKHIKKIQGEMKELQARVEEEQRLASEYREQYGIAERRANALHGELEESRTLLEQSDRGRRQAEAELAEAHDHINDITAQNGSLTVAKRKLEGEMQTLHADLDEMLNEAKNSEEKAKKAMVDAARLADELRAEQEHAQTQEKMRKALEVSVKELQVRLEEVETNALKTGKKAVAKLESRVRELENQLDDESRRHADAQKNLRKCERRIKELSFQSDEDKKNHERMQDLVDKLQQKIKTYKRQIEEAEEIAALNLAKFRKAQQELEEAEERVENAEQAANKAKVKGRASSLARMSPQPTAQLLQRMMQ
- the LOC113810227 gene encoding myosin heavy chain, muscle-like isoform X23, translated to MPGHIVKSTGPDPDPTEYLYVSLEQKRIDQTKPYDAKKACWVPCEKEGYVLGEIQGTKGDLVTVLVPGGDTKNFKKDLVLQVNPPKFEKCEDMSNLTYLNDASVLYNLKQRYITKLIYTYSGLFCVAINPYKRYPIYTNRCVKIYQGKRRNEVPPHIFAISDGAYMDMLQNHENQSMLITGESGAGKTENTKKVIQYFANIARKSDSFEKKGKQKEMPKFSSGNLEDQIVQTNPVLEAFGNAKTVRNDNSSRFGKFIRIHFGPSGKLSGADIETYLLEKARVISQQSLERSYHIFYQIMSDYVKHLKPLCFLSNDIHDYYFVSQGKVTVASIDDNEEMQFTDTAFDVLGFSQEDKDNVYKVTATVMHFGNLKFKQRGREEQAEPDGTETGDICGKLLGSDGAELYKNLTKPKIKVGNEFVTQGRNKDQVYYSVGALAKALFDRMFKWLVRKCNVTLETGQKRVMFIGVLDIAGFEIFDFNGFEQLCINFTNEKLQQFFNHHMFVLEQEEYKREGINWVFIDFGLDLQACIELIEKPLGILSILEEESMFPKATDKSFEEKLKTNHLGKSPNFIKPKPPKPGQAEAHFAIVHYAGTVPYNLTGWLEKNKDPLNDTVVDQIKKSSNQLAVEIFADHPGQSGAADTGGKGGKRAKGSGFQTVSGMYKEQLNNLMTTLRSTAPHFIRCIIPNENKAPGVIDAALVMHQLTCNGVLEGIRICRKGFPNRMVYPDFKHRYQILASKPAAAAEDEKKASQIILEIVELESEKYRLGHTKVFFRAGVLGQLEEIRDDRLAKIISWLQSWIRGYTSRKAYKKLQEQRVALIVVQRNLRKYLQLRTWAWYRLWQKVKPLLNVTRIEDEIRALEEKAAKAEENYERESKLRKELEAANLALLEEKNNLMVALESTKGNVSEYLDKQAKLQSQKADLEAQLNETTERLQQEEEARNQLFQGKKKIEQEISGLKKDIEDLELTVQKAEQDKATKDHQIRNLNDEIAHQDELINKINKEKKHLQECNQKTAEDLQGIEDKCNHLNKVKAKLEQTLDELEDSLEREKKLRGEVDKAKRKVEGDLKLTQEAVADLERNKKELEQTIQRKDKEVSSLACKLEDEQGLVSKLQKQIKELQARIEELEEELEHERQARAKSEKSKTHLGRELEELGERLDEAGGATAAQIELNKKREAELAKIRRDLEESNIQHEAALASLRKKHNDAVAEMSEQIDHLNKMKARMEKDKEALKREADDARSATDGLVRDKAAAEKMNKQLQHQINEIQSKLDEANRTLNDFDATKKKLAVENTDLLRQVEEAESQIGQLSKLKLSLTNQLEDTRKLADDECRERATLLGKFRNLEHDIDGLREQLDEEGEAKADLQRQLSKANAEAQMWRAKYESEGVARAEELEAARLKLAARLEEAEQQIEQLNIKNMNLEKTKQRIATELEDMQIEVERATALANAAEKKQKNFDKIISEWKLKVDDLAAEVDASQKECRNYSTEHFRIKAAYEENLEQLDSVRRENKNLADEIKDLMDQIGEGGRSLHEIQKNAKRLEIEKEELQAALEEAEAALEQEENKVLRAQLELSQVRQEIDRRIQEKEEEFENTRKCHQRAIDSMQASLEAEAKGKAEALRMKKKLESDINELEIALDHSNKANADLQKHIKKIQGEMKELQARVEEEQRLASEYREQYGIAERRANALHGELEESRTLLEQSDRGRRQAEAELAEAHDHINDITAQNGSLTVAKRKLEGEMQTLHADLDEMLNEAKNSEEKAKKAMVDAARLADELRAEQEHAQTQEKMRKALEVSVKELQVRLEEVETNALKTGKKAVAKLESRVRELENQLDDESRRHADAQKNLRKCERRIKELSFQSDEDKKNHERMQDLVDKLQQKIKTYKRQIEEAEEIAALNLAKFRKAQQELEEAEERVENAEQAANKAKVKGRASSLARMSPQPTAQLLQRMMQ